A DNA window from Vanessa tameamea isolate UH-Manoa-2023 chromosome 24, ilVanTame1 primary haplotype, whole genome shotgun sequence contains the following coding sequences:
- the LOC113402673 gene encoding luciferin sulfotransferase encodes MRTIPKLTFSKLDDETGNKLDQMFEKQDCMVEINPGRVILPADYMTIGQDILDMEVLESDVWMLSYPRTGSTWAQEMVWLIGHNLDYEGAQSLQQIRCPLVELSCIMVDGHAEWHDESVRGTSVDLVKYRLPHPRYIRSHLPWDLLPIDILNEDGSVKPKVIYTSRNPKDMVVSYYHYCTLVHGLKGTFEEFCDLFMRDRAPFGPVWNHILGFWNRRDDPNILFIKFEEMKRDLANVVRRTAKFLNKTMSDEDVYKLCDHLSFQNMKTNRAVNLEAILEKSFGKNYLEQTSLRFIRKGEIGDWKNYMSDDLSRRFDDWAEQNLKGSELSFE; translated from the exons ATGAGAACTATACCCAAGTTAACGTTTTCGAAGCTCGATGATGAGACAGGGAATAAACTGGACCAGATGTTCGAGAAACAGGACTGTATGGTCGAGATTAACCCTGGACGGGTTATACTGCCAGCGGATTACATGACTATCGGTCAGGATATACTGGATATGGAGGTGTTGGAAAGCGATGTTTGGATGCTCTCTTATCCAAGAACTG ggtCGACATGGGCTCAAGAAATGGTTTGGTTGATTGGTCACAATTTAGATTACGAAGGCGCGCAATCTCTTCAGCAG ATACGATGCCCTCTGGTGGAACTGTCGTGTATTATGGTGGACGGTCATGCTGAGTGGCACGACGAATCAGTGAGAGGTACATCGGTGGACCTCGTGAAATATCGTTTACCACATCCTCGCTACATTCGGAGTCATCTACCCTGGGATCTGTTGCCCATTGACATATTGAATGAGGACGGCTCCGTTAAGCCGaag GTTATTTACACGTCCCGTAATCCCAAAGACATGGTTGTCTCGTACTACCACTACTGCACTCTGGTTCACGGATTAAAGGGCACTTTCGAGGAATTTTGCGACCTCTTTATGAGGGACCGAGCGCCATTCGGGCCTGTGTGGAATCATATACTTG ggtTTTGGAATAGACGCGACGATCCGAATATCCTCTTCATCAAATTTGAGGAAATGAAGCGCGATTTAGCAAACGTCGTCAGAAGGACCGCTAAATtcttaaacaaaacaatgtCTGATGAAGATGTTTACAAGTTATGTGACCATCTCTCCTTCCAGAACATGAAAACTAACCGTGCCGTTAACTTAGAAGCGATTCTAGAAAAGTCCTTTGGCAAAAATTATCTAGAACAAACCTCGCTGAGATTTATAAGGAAGGGTGAAATCGGCGATTGGAAAAACTATATGTCGGACG
- the LOC113402675 gene encoding transmembrane protein 216-like yields MSKMTNVNSSLAYEILLYLNSFYLGMFFVCEIAMGILKAINVSYPENALWTEAGIFCVLCLVEVIRIFLGRRGNLASKKVPVFFSVLLTIPCAVGVCYFLIYQTYILRLEYIWCAVMLMFHALELTFAILFIFTVCKDQQFE; encoded by the exons ATGTCTAAAATGACTAACGTAAACTCGAGTCTGGCGTATGAAATATTGCTTTATCTAAATTCCTTCTATTTGGGAATGTTTTTCGTATGTGAAATCGCTATGGGTATATTAAAGGCGATAAATGTGTCTTATCCAGAAAATGCCCTATGGACTGAGGCAGGAATATTTTGTGTACTTTGTCTTGTTGAAGTAATACGTATTTTTCTAGGAAGGCGTGGGAATTTAGCTAGTAAAA AAGTTCCTGTATTTTTTTCTGTGTTGTTGACAATACCTTGTGCAGTTGGTGTGTGTTATTTCCTCATATACCAAACATATATACTAAGACTAGAATACATATGGTGTGCTGTGATGTTAATGTTCCATGCTTTGGAACTTACTTTTgccattttattcatttttacgGTGTGTAAAGACCAACAGTTTGAATAG
- the LOC113402674 gene encoding small ribosomal subunit protein uS10m, with amino-acid sequence MNAIRGLWRSAPLVRNVILNKSTLTRPFATATITPIKPIEDVPSAIELDKLYKRVELEMRGIDPAVLLSYSWFCIAAASHLGIEVTKSWALRKAEKERHTLLRCVHIYKKHRVQYEIRTYFRFIHLQRLTGSTCDTFLEYIERNLPEGCALKVTKVECQKIPDHITPPQE; translated from the exons atgaatGCTATAAGA ggTTTATGGCGATCTGCGCCACTAGTACGAaatgtaatacttaataaaagtaCCTTGACCAGGCCTTTTGCCACAGCGACTATAACTCCTATAAAGCCCATAGAAGATGTACCGAGTGCAATCGAATTAGATAAACTATACAAGAGAGTAGAGTTGGAGATGCGGGGTATTGATCCTGCTGTACTTTTGAGTTATTCCTGGTTTTGTATTGCTGCTGCATCTCATTTAGGCATTGAGGTTACGAAAag ctgGGCCTTAAGAAAAGCAGAAAAGGAAAGACACACATTATTACGATGTgtccatatttataaaaagcataGAGTGCAATATGAAATTAGGACATACTTCAGATTTATTCATTTGCAAAGGCTCACTGGATCTACATGTGATACTTTTTTGGAATACATTGAACGAAATCTTCCAGAAGGATGTGCTCTTAAAGTCACAAAAGTAGAATGCCAAAAAATACCTGATCATATAACACCACCTCAAGAATAA
- the LOC113402677 gene encoding gastrula zinc finger protein XlCGF17.1-like, with translation MVGHLMLLKILHYKLHGKRRTRNNGNLEISQTSSETKAPYIKKEINDDDMQTICRVCLKEGDIPIYGNAIAEDISKDLCMIGEIEVAADDNYPKFICQACNTLLQNALLLRKTAQQSDKILRQPLGNDNDDNLMRNDDFGCFEDSGIKNQSTQYYCRKCDLNFDTFEEYSGHRLSEEHENMRQTCPICKNSYATLYFRRHMALHKVDTPYMCDICGKKFIVQGQFTRHRMTHFYNLPFECSLCPYRGRFKESLKMHMRSHTGEKPYQCSQCPARFVNKSNLNKHILTHKGDHDYKCESCGRGFYTKRDLDLHFKVDHTGIKDHICNICGKAFGYRKQMMKHQLKVHKREKFRSGRMPLYLQYESKKDISE, from the coding sequence atggtAGGACATCtaatgttgttaaaaatattacattacaaattacATGGAAAAAGAAGAACAAGAAATAACGGAAACTTAGAAATCAGTCAGACTTCTTCTGAAACTAAAGCAccgtatattaaaaaagaaattaacgATGATGACATGCAAACTATTTGTAGAGTTTGCTTAAAAGAAGGAGACATCCCTATTTACGGTAATGCGATAGCGGAAGATATTTCAAAAGACCTATGCATGATTGGAGAAATTGAAGTTGCTGCTGACGACAATTATCCTAAATTCATTTGCCAAGCATGCAATACGCTTCTGCAAAATGCATTATTACTTAGAAAAACAGCACAACAATCGGATAAGATTCTACGTCAGCCACTGGGAAACGATAATGACGACAATTTGATGAGAAATGACGACTTTGGCTGCTTCGAGGATAGTGGGATTAAAAATCAATCAACCCAATACTATTGTAGAAAATGTGACTTAAATTTTGATACATTTGAAGAATACAGTGGACATAGATTATCTGAAGAACATGAAAACATGAGACAAACTTGTCCAATTTGTAAGAACTCCTATGCCACATTGTATTTCAGGAGACATATGGCTCTACACAAAGTGGATACACCGTACATGTGTGATATATGTGGGAAGAAGTTTATTGTCCAAGGCCAGTTCACAAGACATCGAATGACTCATTTCTACAATCTCCCATTTGAATGTTCATTGTGTCCTTATAGGGGGAGGTTTAAAGAATCATTGAAAATGCACATGCGCTCACACACTGGGGAGAAGCCATATCAATGCAGTCAGTGTCCGGCAcgttttgttaataaaagtaACCTTAACAAACACATATTAACGCATAAAGGGGATCACGACTACAAATGTGAATCATGTGGTAGAGGATTTTATACTAAAAGAGATTTGGATTTGCACTTCAAAGTAGATCATACTGGTATAAAAGATCATATCTGTAATATTTGTGGGAAGGCTTTTGGGTATAGGAAACAGATGATGAAACATCAGCTTAAAGTCCATAAAAGGGAGAAATTTAGAAGTGGAAGAATGCCTTTATATTTGCAGTATGAGTCTAAGAAAGATATATCTGAATGA
- the LOC113402641 gene encoding dynein light chain roadblock-type 2: MANEAEETVRKLSLHRGVVGVIVVNGEGIPIKTTLDNHVSVQYAGLMSALIDKAKAVVRDLDPSNDLTFLRIRSMKSEVMVAPDKDFILIVVQNPAD, from the coding sequence ATGGCGAATGAAGCAGAGGAAACTGTTCGCAAACTGTCCCTGCATAGAGGCGTAGTAGGAGTCATTGTTGTTAACGGAGAAGGAATACCAATCAAAACAACGTTAGATAATCATGTATCCGTCCAATATGCGGGTTTAATGAGTGCTCTAATAGATAAAGCGAAGGCTGTAGTACGAGATCTAGATCCTTCAAACGATTTAACATTTCTCCGTATTAGAAGCATGAAAAGCGAAGTTATGGTGGCACcagataaagattttattttaatagtagttCAAAACCCAGCTGATTGA